TCCATCAAGGCAAAATTGAGGtataatatttaaatttactttCACATAGAAAGCTGGAAAGAAGTTAGTGTTTATAGGAGTTACTGGATAAAAGTTAAATATCTTGTTTAGCAAACGTTGATTAAAAAGTACATGTGGATCAGTCTTTATGCGTATTTGACGTAAAGAAAACAGTATCCGAGTTCTAAAGATCAATAAATGAAATCCAAATTtacctaaaataataaaataaactacAAAAAGCAACACCACACAGAACCAAAGCGAAATTTACGAATAAACGCAACAGAAAGCATAACAAACTACCACCACAACCCAGCATTCAAGCATTCcggaaaatttgtatgcacaAGAGGGCGAGAATACCCGCCCTCAGCGGAGAGAGAACGGCCATAACATCCATACTTACACTCGGAGGCTGTGCATTCCGATTTAGACATTTGATTCCAAATTTTGATAAGCCAATTTTGTCGCTCGTCGCACACGCATACACacgtttagttttgtttttagcaaatAGTAAAATGGTGCAAAAATACagttcaaatttgtgcgatcaTTTTTGTTCAGTGCAATAAAACAGGATAGATTCACATACACACAATTGCGCGAAATGGTAATCAAATACAAAGGATGTGTGTTTTGTGTGGAAGTGTACAATTCGCAAATAGAAGGGAAACAATTTACGTGTGtattggtaattttttttttcgcatgttcaatttttttttgtgcatgGAGGAAAAAAGAGaagattgaaattttgtaagTGAAATACTTTCCAATTCAGAGGAGGATCAATTTCGGTTTATGATACTATCTATTGATCTATTGTTGAAATATTAGAGGACATAGTTTAACAATGTACTTACAGGTTTCACCAGCATCTTCGGCGTACGGGTTGATTTCGATCAGTAGTGCATCCTTTTTACAGAACAGGTCGTACATGTTCAGAAGCATCTTGGCTGTCTCATCAGCGTGATCTTCCAGACCAACTTTCTTGGCAATCTAAAAATGAAAGGTAGTCTAGAATTAGGCACTAgtaaaaattggattttttttaatcatataGCAATTATGAAtatagaaaacgaaaaaaatctttgattgAACATTTCTAAACATTAACGATGAAGTAAAATTGTGTCACGCTACAAGACTTTCGGCATCAGAAGGGacatatatttattattatcatattttttataataGAGGTTTTAACAATAAAGTCATTCTCCTCAAAAAAGgggagaaaaaaaggaaaacttATATATAGGTGCTAAATTTTGTCTAGTAATTgagttttcttcaaaaactgaATCAGTTTATCCTCATTTTCTACTGTTATTGAGAATGCTGCTAATATCAACTTCCAACTTGGTTTCTGATCTTTCTACGTCATATTTGCGACATTCTGCGAGGATGTGCAGGACAGAAATGTCGATTCCGCAAGTTTCACAGACGTTGCTCTCTCTGGTGAATAAGGATCGATGTGAGATGTTCGTGTGTCCAATACGTAACCGCGTCAAAGCCCTTCGTTCTTTGCTGGATGTTCTGTCCTTCCAGGATATTGTGGTTCGTTTGATCCTTCGTAGGAAGCTTTCATTGGTGTTTCGCCATTCTCCTTCCCAGCTGCATCTGATGTTGAATTGCACTATTTTCTTGGCGTCTTTTGCAGGAATATGAATATTCGGTTCGGTATCGTTGCGCCCAATAGCAGCGAGTTGGTCCGCTCTTTCGTTACCATTAATGCCAACATGCGCCGGAATCCAGCATAATGTGATATTTTTGGTTCTAGATAGCATTTCTGCTTGCTGTATCCAAGGATGATTGGATGTTCCGCTCTCGATAGCGGATAGACAGCTAGCTGAATCTGAGAATATAACAGACCGATGGTTTTCATTGAGATTCTGAATTGCTAGCCCAATAGCAAAGGCTTCGGCCGAGAAAATATTACAGCCGTCCGGGAGTCCTCTTCACTTTCTGATGATATGCCGTATCCTACCCTACCAGTTCGTTAACCACCGATCCATCTGTTTAGATTTTGAAATACCCTGCGTATTTCCTAGCAGCTAATTCAGAAAATAATGTTTTTCCTTTTAGTGGTTGTGGGCCAACCTTAACGTTTCTTTTCATGGTTCAGTCAATATACGCACCGGGATCAGACCATGGCCGATTACTTGATCGATGTGGGATGGATAATCCCGTTAATTTATTGTAGTGTTCGTTTGCTCTTGTGACCATCGGCAATACTGCGACCTGATTAGCTGACCATAGTATGGCTTTGGTAGCGAGGCTTTGATACCATACATAGCTGAAGGGTAGCTCTCCACACTCGGCCATCATTGATTCTATGGGACTGGACCGAAACGCTCCACAGATACTTCTGATTATAGCATTGTATGCAGGttccaaaatttttaaaactttttcgcCGTCACGGCTGACGAGCCCTATGCCGTGCGTCATTCTCGGAATAGTAAGGCTTCTATGGATCCTAAGTAGAGTACTTCTTGGGCCACTGGTCCAGCGACCTCCTATGACTGCGAACAGTCGTTGGATGGACGCCATTTTTGCTCGAAGTTCTCCGGCGTGCTGCCTGAAAGATAATCTGCTGTCGATTACAACCCCCAGTAGTTTAGCCGATTTGACTATCTCATATGGGGTGTCATTTATCCTGACTCTGGGAAGTTCACGGTGTTTACGGCGTTTGCAGATGTGTATTATCTTCGATTTTTGGGCTGACAGTGCGAATCCAGTTTTTTCGGTCCATGTTTCAATCTCCCGAACTGCTCGTTGGAGTTTTTTCCTGACTGTTGATGGTGACTTGCCAATAGAAAGAAGAAGTATATCGTCTGCATATACATATATGAGAATACCTCTTGGGATGACTTCGAAAATCTCATGTATGCTGATCAGGAATAGAGTTACAGATAAAACCGAGCCCTGCGGGACTCCGTTCTCCTGTGTTCGAATTTCGGATGTTGCACCACCTACAGCTACTCTAAACGTCCTATTAGATAAGAAGCTGCGGATGTATTTTGCGATACGGCCTCGGATTCCCCATGAGGCTAGTTTAGCGATAATTGGATATCTCCAGGCTGAGTCATAAGCTTTGGATAAGTCAAGCAAGGCTGCCTCGCAATGTTCCCCGGATTCTAACGGCTCGTGTAGCGCGTTCTCTAATTCTGCAAAATAGCTATCTATTCCTTTACCATGCCTGAATGCGTACTGCCGTCGATCCAATAGCTTGTCAGACTCCAGTCGCGTTGTTAATCTTCGGTTAACCATCCTTTCCATTAGCTTACCCACACAGCTGAGCAATGATATTGGTCTGTAGCTGTTGACCTCCTTATTATTATTTCCTGGTTTTGGTACGGGGATAATCAGTCCTTCCTTCCATTGATTTGGTAGTAATCCATCTCTCCAAACCCGGTTCATGATATCAAGAAGAGAGCATTTGGTTGAGTATGGCAGACGTCTCAATATAGGGTATCCAATCGTATCTATACCTACTGACTTGCCTTGTCCTTTGTCTAGTGTTTAGCTATTTGTGTCTAGCTATTTTGAATTCCTGTGCTGCTAGGACTCTTCTGGGATCGTCTTCATTAATGCGTTTCAATGCTCATAGTTTTTTTCTTCGTGTCTTCGCAGCTATGGCCACCTCTTTACTCTACCAGGGTGCTGCTTTGCGTCCAGGAGTGTTGTTTGTGCGAGGGATAGTTTTTTCTGCTGCAATGCGGTCAACGTTCTCAAATTCTTCTAACAAAATACATCGGTTACTTGGTATTGATTGCTCCACTATTTGCTCGAAAGTTGTCCAATCCGCCTCTGAGTATTTCCATTTTTGCCGCATCGTTATTTCGGAATTTCGCCCAGCACTAGTGAGACGAATGGGGAAGTGGTCGCTTCCACCGGTATCATCGTTAACTGACCAGAGAAAGTGGGAAGATATTTGATTTGAAACTATGGTCAGATCAATCGCCGACGTTTTACCGGTTGTACAGTCCAGTCTTGTGTGACCACCGTTGTTCATAATCGAAAGGTTGTGTATAGATAGCAACTCCTCTAGTTTGGATCCCTTCCGATCTGTAGTTGTGCTACCCCAGATAGTGCTGTGTGCGTAGAAATCGCCCATCATGATTAGAGGCTTCGGTAGCAGATGAAGGAGGTCGTTCAATTGATTTTGCAAATCTTCGGCCGTGATTTGAGGTGACAGATACACTGAAACGAAGGTTGCAGCTATGGGATGTGACATAGATAAAGCTACTACAGGCAGAGGTGTTTGAATATCGAGAAAAGTGTAGGCTGCATCTCGATGGACAGCTAGAGCCACAAAGTTTCTGCGTCGAAGAGTTCCGTCGGCTTGAAATCGCCAATAGTAGTCTTTAAGAATGTTTTGTGTGCGGTGATCGGAACCGACGAAGAGTGTCTCTTGAAGTGCGATGACGAGCGGTTGGAATTTAGTTGTTTCTTATTTAAGATCATTGTAATTGCCCAAAAGACCTCTGATGTTCCATTGCAGGGCTATGGTTGTTGGTTGTTTCGAGTGTTCACTGATCTGAGTGCTGCAAGGTAGAGTTTCATCAGGAAGAGAAAGTTCACATGAAGTATTATACTTGCCATGGGATGCAAGCTGGAAGCCCCTTTCTCCTTCTCTATACTCGAGTCGGGGACGATTTTGTGGTTGGCGGTGCGTTGATGTGACTGAGATAGAGGGTGCATCGGGGGCTTCCATAATGCTTGTTGCGGCACGTCCCAGTGATAGGTTGTCCAGCGTAGAAGGGCTGTTATTCTGTTGGCGGGTAAGATGTTTATTTGGCATTGTAGATGTATTGTATCACAAGCTCCCAGATGGCAAGAAACTGTTCCTCTTTTGATTTGCACTTTTTGAGGTGATAGAAGAGATCCCGAGCCAGGAATTCCGAGATGGGGAAGAGTGTCGAAGTGTTCTGATGTAGACCTGTTGGCTCCAAGCCATCGCGAACTACTTGAGAGAACAATGGTCTACTCCATTGACCGCTGATGTTGGTTGGATGATGAGATGTTGTTTCAGCGGGTATAGCGGAGGTATTCGTCGTTAGCTGTTGACGATGGGATCTGTCTTGCTTGTTGGTGTACCGTTTCGCTTTTGCTTTTTTCCGGTGCTGCAGGTAGCTTTTCCTCGTTTTGCAACCTTTGAAGTTCCACAATTAGCACACCTGATTTTTTCGTGCGCATTATTGTTTTCGTTGTTCCCATCTTTCTTGGAGGGAATTTCGCATTCTTCAGTCAGATGGTTCTTACTGCACTTCAGGCATACCGGCGACAAGTTGCAATGTCTAGAACCGTGCCCGTAACGTTGACATCGGTTACATTGTACGGCGTTGCCGGGCTTTTTTATGTATTTTCTCCATTTTACAACTGCGCTGCACACGTACCTGATAGTTTGGAGATCTTGGAGTCGTACTGTATTGATAGGGAAGTATAGTAGGTATGGGACGAGGTCTGTATTTTTTGTAGACACGGCTTTAACTTCCAAAGGCTTGACTCCAACCATGTCAAGCTCAGTTTTTAGATCGCCTATATCAGAGACAAGCCTGTTAAAACAATTTTGACGGGTGTATCACTTTTCGTTTGGTGTGTGAAAAATTTCCATGAATTAGCACTCATTACGCGAATAATGCTTTTGAAGATATCAAAATCCTTGGTGATTACTAAAACACTACCTCGTATGCCTTTGGTGTGAAAGCTGTCATTGAGCACATTGTTGCTTTTGAGCAAATCTCTAATTTGCCTCGAGTCTCGCTGTAACACTGTTATAGGCGGACAGTGCACCCTCTTGTTGGGggggttattattattattcctgTTTACGATTTGCATATTCTCGTTTTCATCTGTGGGTGCAGTTGAGAGAGTAATATACCTATTACTCGTGGGGATGTTAGCGATAGATTTTTGGCTATTGTCGGTAGTCATCGCTCGATCGTGCATTGTTGTTTTCTTGGTGTCCTTTTGTTTGTCACATTTGCTTCGCTTGGCTTTTTGGCCTCTGCTTACGAAAATTTCGCTATCGGATGAGATTTCATCACGAAGAGATTTGCTGTAAGCTCGCCGGATTATAATCTGCGACGACATTCTGGTCGGAGGTTTCGACTTCCAGCCTTTAAACCGCTTAGGAATTGACACGTATATTCCGATggatattttgtgaaaaatagTCGACGATATCGTAGCGATAGAGAGAAACGTGTCTGTATGCTACAAGATACCGATGAATACTGAGAAGGGACATATATGATTTTAACGTATCATGAACGTGAGAATTCTGAATAAACTCGTTCgactcctggctcgtgagcttgAGAAGGTCGGCATTAgcgtggcagcaatccaggaaatacgctGACCCAAAACCGACGAATGTGAAATTCCAAGATCCCATCGCAAACACTTTATACTAGCAACACATCTACCAAAGCGTCAGCAACAGAGCAGAACGTGGAGTTGGCTCATGATCTTTGCGAAGAGAATATGAAACGAGTTATCCTATGGAAGCTGATAAGCTACCGCATCTGAGTTGATAGAAGGAGGGGACAAGTTCTTTAACTACAGCCTGATAAGCATCTATGCttaacgaacgataagcctgatgacctGAAAGATGCGTTCTATGGGAAGCCTTGAAAAGGCATATGGAGCGTGTGATgtacactatcatcacacggtcgcatacgCTTCTGGGCTTTGCGAACGCCATCGACTTCATTGGAATGGATCGCAGGGCAGAAGTGGAGGCTTTTTACCACTGAAAAGGTaatgcttgatggggatgtgttggCTGTGGCTGGCGACATCGTGGAAGGCCCCGAACACGCGGTCGAATCGGACCTGGCATAAACCAGGCATAGGTGAAGGCATAAACCAGGTATCCATGAAGGTatcagattgaaaaaaaaaatgttttcgtgGTTCGAACGATTGTGTGAGGTTTATGTCTTTCTTTTAGCATTATTTTTAGATTAATGTCTCTACAAGCATTATACACTCACCGCAACAGCCTGGGCTTTCTGTAAACCGGCCTTAATATCGATGGGTTCGTACACGATGGCATCCGGATTCTCGGCAGCAACCTCTTCGATGTTGACACCACCTTGCGAGGAGGCAATCAGCACTGGACCCTAGGAAATATTATTCCATTTATAATTACTTTGCAAATACAACAATTCGACAACATTTCAGAAGGGCGAAACTTCTTTTTTAAACAAAAGTTTCTCGCGTTACTGGTAGACTCATTTGAGCCCTAATCCAAAACCACTGAAGGGTTGCAGCGAATTCTCTTTTTTCATTAAACAATGCTAGATTTGCAAGATAGCGTTGGTCGGTTGGCACAAATTAGATACTTACGTTGAACGCCCGCTCCATCATGACGGCAAAGTAGAACTCTCGGCGGGGGAACTTCCGTTCGGCCACCATGACCGAGTTGCAAATGCGACCAGCGGCGCCAGTTTGTTTGGTCACCAGCAGTTGTTTGATCATTTTGCCAGAAATGTCACGGGCTTCCTGTGGCCTAAatgaaagattttaaatttATCGCCCTCTCATTGACTTGGAAAAACTCACGAGAAAACCACTCGGACACCACCCTTGAGACCATTCTTGAAGCTACCCTTTCCGCGACCCCCGGCCAGTACCTGTGCCTTAAGAACCAAATTCTTAGTGTTAAGACCTTTGGCAATCTTCTCTGCATCCTGTGAAGAGGTTGCAACGCCGAATCTGtaagaaaaaagtaaaataaaaattagatgTCTTCGACAAgcttcaatacattttattcgTAATTGTCAAAGGTCGTGAAGAAAGCTTATAGGTTTCTCGTTTTCTATAAGTCTTCATTAGTCGTTTTCGTCTTTCAACAAGCGAGTCAGCATTTTAATCAACGGTCAATGTTCACATCCCAATAACGATAACTGACATTCTCCCTGCGTAGACATATCAGGTTCAGACGAGTTAAACTTTGAACAATCTACGTACTACCAATGCCGGCACCAGTCAGTGCTCTTTTCTTTTAATCTGTTTGTATAAATTAGCATACATTTTCCAGGCTGTATGTCACCTACATATCGTTTGGTGATTGAACAAAGGTCAGGAGAGTTATCAATTCCGAACAAAGCAGCGTCGCGGAACTCGAGAAAGAACGCGTCGTCAATCCAGCACATGACTGTGTATAAGGCGTGTGAAATAATGATTAGCGCCTCCATGGtggttgtttttgtttgtttgaattCGTGTTATCTGTGTCATGTTTGCTTGCGAAACCAGCCATGCGACACAACAAAACTCATTCAATCCGCCTAATGTCTAATGAACTGTGGTCTCATTAAACAATTATCGAAAGCTTAATTTGGCAGCATCCGGAAATAGGTCAAGGTTAAATGCTTTTATACTGTACTCTTCTGATCTGAAAAAGTGGATCATAGCTGACTGGGCAAATATAACTCATTTTTATTCATTGATTCAATTATTCATGTAATCGACAAAGTAATGACCTAAAGTACTTATGTACATCGTCAGCTAGTCGTTAATAAGTTTTAATGATTTTCTTGGGCCTAGATCATATAACAAGATCGAACATATTGAGAGCGAAGCTTGATTCGACGGGCCATATCGATggtcttgcaaaaaaaatacatgTCATAAATAGCAAATCATTGTTCCCAAGAAAAACTGAATAAACATGATGTAGGTGCTAATCTATTATCGTAATGCAAAGTCACGCGCCATGCTTTTGGCCGATGACGCGTTATCTGTCGAAATTTGTTGATGCGTCGCTTCgaattgaaataataatttgtaattCGTTTTCCATGAGTCCGTCAACGTGCATACAATGATAAATTTGCAAACTGAGAAATTAGGAAGTATCCGATTGCAAATTCAATAATACTAAAACAAAATAATGCAATCTAGCTGCATGACACCGACTCGACAATCTGCAGCATGTTCAAGGTTCAAATCCTGTGCTCAGCCTGATACGACtacacagttgaaaatttatttgtcaTGATTGGGACGTGGACATTGAACGTAGGCACTGATTAAAGTGATGACATGGCTGTATTATTGGGTAAGGTGGAATTTATGAGTGCAGACTTTCTCGTTCAATGACATCCAAGAACCAAGCGTTGATGAATGATTCAGAAGATGATGAGGTAATAATccggtatatttttttttcggttgcgACCGGTCTATGGAACCTGTCATATTTAGTTAAATCTCGTTGCTAATTCGCCAATCGTGATTGCTTTttctcctccttcttccttactGCGCTTACATAGCTGTGTAGCCCATTACTCCTTTCATCACAAACCAGATCCGAccaggttctgcagcatgacgtcacgaatgaattcggccCTCGTCAAATGTTTGCAGAACCTAATACTGCCGTCccaagcatagttgtcccaAGTCGGTTTTCAGCTGATGGCCTTCTTGCTGCCCTGGTGGCCATCAAAAAAATCCATCAATGGATTTAAGAACTAGAGAGGATTTCTGGCAAGCCTAGCTATGAAGTCTGATAGAGAAATAACTTGTCTGAGCAAATGCGACACCGCCAGCACAGTGGGAATGGCATCGTAAAAAACGGCATGAGACAACTATGCTTGGCACGGCAGTATAATAGGCGttgaaaaattattataaaatgcTTCCTCATATCACAAAACTCGAGTTGGGGACAAATATATTGAGGACCGCGACgaatatgtggacaaagaactaaaatataaaaataggcAATCAGACGAGGGTTTGAGAGCTTGTTGGAGGAATAAGGACAGCTTATGGTAGAAGTAAGAAAGTGATTAACTTTCACCAACGATCTCACGAATGTTATTAAATTATCTAGGTCAAATGGATCATTTCATTTCACCATTTCAGTCTCCTCATTTCAATTACTCGTCCATTTCTAGCGACCACTTAAAACCGATCAGTTGTGTTACTAGCTATCGGAAAGTGTTTACAGAAAACCACGCTACAAAAGACAGTTGTCATTGAAGGTTAAGTGCTTCCTAGTTTACACCAAACCCAAACAGTTTTATTGGAAGAACAAATCTAACCAAACGAATGGTTTTGTGATACCAGTCAGGTAAATTCTAAAAAGTGAATTTTGATAGATAACTAATGGGAGTTCTTATGTAGATTCCTCATCAAATGTGCTATACACGATTGCTGGAACCTATAAGAAGAACAGACAAAGGGTGAACAAAGGACTAACAAGAAAGGTAGCTATTTTTAGGTGGTATGTGGTTTGGGTTGCGTTAATCTTGGTGCGCAATAGCCACACCACGTGGCGTTCCTCACTTGGATCTCTATCCACAGGGATCACGATCTCTCCTGTCGGAAACGTGCGTCCCAATCGACCGGATCGAGAACTGAGAATTGGACTTCTCGTTTCTTGCCAAGGAGCGAAGGATTTTGTTTCGACCAGAACCGCAGAACCCATCAGCGAGCGAGAGCCGTGACCGTAACCGTTACGAAAACCGCATTAGGTCGTAAGAATCCGGTATCTTCGGAGACGGTGGTGCTATTCGACCCCTATGGTAACCCCCACTACACTAAAGCGACGCGTCGTTGTCCCTACTTTCTTATCATCCGTAATAGGGATCAAGCGAAGCGAGAAGATCTTCCACTACGATCACATCAGTTTGTTGGATTGAGATACTATCGACACGTAGTGCAGGTGCACCGATATCGAACGCGCTCGGTGCACCGATATCTGACATGAATCTGCAGATCGAGTGGTGCTGAAACCGCTCGCACTAGGAGACCAGCATGGACAAAGGATCATCAACGGCCGCAACGACATCAGGTACCATAGTATAAGCCACATTCGTAGTCCAGTCCGTCGCGATTATTGAGAAAGTCTTCGCCGGGTTAGAGATCAGTTGGTCTGAGTAAAATGAGTACGATTGTTACCGTGGGTTGAATTTGGGAATCTGATAGGCTTGAGAACCTGCCCTGAGTGTCTCTCTCGGGTTACCCGGGCTCGTAAATACAGTGCTGACATCCTTGTTAATCGCAAGGTTAGCGCATAAGTCAGTACCGGAAAAAAGGCTCTATTGGTAAACCTCCTCGCTTTACACTGTCTTTCCACTAGAATAATGCAACTTCCTTGGTtccacatttttcttcaatgcaTCCTGCATTGCATCCAGTGTAACAATTTTGATAAACAGTGATCTGTCCATCCATTGCTATTTTGTAAACGGTTTCCATAGACGAtgttctagatcaacatttgaaaagggtgtaacagccaaaatgtattccttctgattcttcgtcctgggatttgcggacgatatcgatattatcgggattgatcgccgtgccgtggaagagactTTTGTGCATTTTAAGAGGGAGATAGTGAGGATTAgattcacgatcaataccaggaAAACGTACCAGCaaaagtacatggtcgctggcaatcaacgagggttcattagtggtggtagtagcgaaatggtgctggatgctgaaaaatttcaaatggtagaagaatttgtgtatcttggaacattagtgacgtacgataatgatgttacccgcgaggtgaaaaggcgtattgcagctgcaaatagggcttattacgggcTTCGTGActagcttaagtcccgtagtctgcgaacgaaaacaaaactcgtgcAGTATACTACTCTGCTTTATACGGCcacgaaacatggacgttaaaaagagactgatcggagagctttcggagtgtttgaccgtaaggtgctgcgaacagcactcggcggtaaacaggagaacggtatctggcggcgttacatgaatcacgaattgtaccaggtgtataaagggctggatattgttaagcttatacaacacggcagactacggtgggctggacacgttgttcacatgccggaagaacgtcaagcgaagataatgttTAGTAAAGAACCTGGaaaaggccgcaggcttcgtggaaggctgcTTACACGATGGCTTTGTGCATCAAAGAGCTGTAAGTACGAGAAGGAATCGTAGTACGCTATGCACGCGACCGGACGTGTTTTGATTTAGCTCCCGTCATTTTCTTTGTACTtctaaattttcatttattgttTCGAGAATATAATTGAAAAGGTATTTTAGGCGCGTTTTACTTTTCTCAAGTGCGTCACCATGTTCAAGTGCTTGTGAGGTATTAGTGCGTAATTACGGAAAAAtaactgtcaaaattgctgTACAACCATATGGCGCATCGCGGAAATGGAAAGGATGATATTTTATTTCATCTTGAAGCTCCAAATTCAGGCAAGGACATCGATCCGGCGAGTTTGTTCCGTGATCCGACTTATGACAATTATTCGTCCGGACTGTGATGAGGCAATGATTCTTATACTATCGAATCGACCATAGAAACGTCGGTAAAAGGGTAAGCTTAGAGGCTTGCACACGGAAGATCTCCGGCTCTGCTAAGTTCTAACACCAGACACTTTTTAAAAACAATACTAGTAAATAGAATATCAACTGTAAGTCGTCTTATTAAAGGAGGATTTGTTTTGGGGTGGACATGCTGGTTTTTATGAACGTCTTCAGCAGCGTTTTTCTTTTATTCGAAATGCGTAATCAGAATATGCAAAATTGAATAGTACATTCCACTTTCCATCTTGCCTTGCCTTACTGAAGCGATTTGAAGGGTAGAGTTGTAAGTAACAAAAAGCTtagtttcaaaaaaaaatgccttcatagatttttatttatattttctttgtgAAACATACACTTTGTTAGGGCTTAGACTCAATCCTTGACATAAATACTTTTAGTTTGAATTTGACATTAGCAcatgcggggaggggttttccatATATGATTCTTctcttctcgtttcagagagcgagcaatggcgcttaaacctaggcttattagccagggcaagtctaATACCTTGTCCCATCCCAGGCTAGGATAGGATGcgacaactcaattgagactgccttgttgttttttagtcgattgctctgacgaggtggtcgccagtgcagccaaactaatttggtacaaaatcttccaaatatcatgtatcaaaacttgatgtttttcttctcgttccattcattatttatgtaagaga
The nucleotide sequence above comes from Armigeres subalbatus isolate Guangzhou_Male chromosome 3, GZ_Asu_2, whole genome shotgun sequence. Encoded proteins:
- the LOC134222620 gene encoding succinate--CoA ligase [ADP-forming] subunit beta, mitochondrial-like produces the protein MSTQGESCRRHLIFILLFSYRFGVATSSQDAEKIAKGLNTKNLVLKAQVLAGGRGKGSFKNGLKGGVRVVFSPQEARDISGKMIKQLLVTKQTGAAGRICNSVMVAERKFPRREFYFAVMMERAFNGPVLIASSQGGVNIEEVAAENPDAIVYEPIDIKAGLQKAQAVAIAKKVGLEDHADETAKMLLNMYDLFCKKDALLIEINPYAEDAGETYFALDAKMRFDDNAEFRQKDLFAKRDLSQEDSKEVEASKFDLNYIALDGSIGCLVNGAGLAMATMDIIKLHGGDPANFLDVGGGASVKAVKEAFRIITSDPKVHAILVNIFGGIMRCDVIAEGIIQATKELNIKMPIIVRLQGTNVNEAKELIKKSKLRILPKDDLDEAAMLSVHLAQIVHLAREAHLDVSFELPDSYIQ